The Oncorhynchus mykiss isolate Arlee chromosome Y, USDA_OmykA_1.1, whole genome shotgun sequence genomic sequence GAGTGAAAGCCCAGATACGGACCTCTGTCCTGTCAGTGACCCTACTAATCCCCTTTCTACTGGAGTGGCACAGATGCATAGGAGgatggggtgcatctcaatagtgaTAGTTGGCTCCCTCACCAACAATGGTCCCCTACTTTGAGTAGCATTTGCATTCAGGCAAagcagggaaagggggatacctagtcatttgtacaactgaatgcattcaactgaaatgttttccgcatttaacacaacccctctgaatcagagaggtgcggggggtgctttaatcgacatccacgtcatcggcgcccggggaacagtgggttaactgctaaTTAACCTTGAGTGCGGCCATTCAACCTTCCCACAGAGCAAACTATAGACTTGCTTCATATTGACTTAGTACTTTTTGACAGTGTCAAGTGAATGAAATATTTGCATCCTCTTTCAGTGTCCATTTCTCTGAATACACAGAGCACTGTTGACTTACCAGGGAAACACCTCACACAACCTTGATACAGGTTATGTTTCACTTCTGAAGATAGTCCCGTTGATCTATTACTTTGAATGTTTTTCTTTTACCAGTTACGGTAGCAGTTGCTAGGCCTACAATTTATAGCTACCTCAAATGCTGACTTGAGGAACTGTATCTCATGAGGTATGCTTATATAGTAACTATACTGGAATTTGGTAGAAATAATAGTCAAGAGTTATAAAATGTATAACATATATAATTATGCAAATCTATAACTGTAGAATTGATCCATCTCTATATTTTTTTTGTATGAATGTATTTTAGTCTAATATGAAGCTTTTAGAAAAGGAATACGGTTAGGAATGCACCCCCCTATACAGGCTCACGTTTGGTCTGGCTGTCAAGTCAATCCTAATGATTTATATGTAGCCTACACATCATTGGTCAACCCATGTTCAGTCTGCACATGACGTAACACCCACACAGCACAGTGCAATGGCGAAGTTGAACAATAACAGCCCTAGCTAGCTTCTCCGTACCATATGTATTATGTCGTTAACGTTAAAGAAAACTGAATCATTCTTCTGCAGAGTCACATGCAACATTTGTACATTTAACGCCCGCGGGGCTGCGACGAGAAGGAGCATTCTACTACCCCTGCAAGCGATGAGGGTTTAAAACGCTGGTAAATGTAATGTAATTGCCCTTCGTCCATTTTCAATAGGAAACCTTTTCGACATCAAACTGGTTTGTGCACCTGCTTTTTAAAGGGGCGTGGCGGTTAGACGTGTAGGGTACCGCTTCCAGCTAAAGATGCTGATAGCTATAGCAACGACAACAGGGGAAAGCGGAGGGCGACAACAATGGATTTACGATTTGTAAGCATCATTCGGATTGTCTGACTACGCCGAGCATTTCGTTTGTGCGTGACATGAAGATCGACTGTTCCCGACACGAATGTAGCTCGAGCGACATGGCGCTATGACTGCTGACTCGAAATGTAAACAAAGGGAGACGGGCCTTATGCCATCTCTCTCTATAGGCCTGGCTAGCTGCATTGAAGTTGATAGTGTCAGTGACTGTCTTAATGCACGGTGCATGTACTAGTACAAGCATACCATGTGATGGATCGTGTGTAGTTGTACCGTAATGTTTCAAATGGGTGTTAAAATTATTTGTTTCTATATTTTCTAGTGCAACAATGACAAGCTTTTTGGAATGTCAAAGGATTAGGCTAGATGCCATACCTTGCAGTTATTTGGCTATAATGCCACCATTTAAACAAGCAATAATGGCTCGCGTTTGTAACCTATCAGATCTGCCCAATTGTCTCTCTCTGACATAACTGAAGTAGTATAATATTAGTGGGTCTTTCCACAAAAAGAGTACattttgcatccctttgatattttaagtagaacttGTGCACAATTCTTGAATTTTAAAAgcatgttatattaaatgaagtgccatTTAATATAGACCTCATGAAGAATTCAATACAATCTCAGCATTTTGACGTCTCCACACACCCTCTGCACCTTCTAGGACGATTTGAATCCCAACTcccaagttttcaccatcatcGTAAAGCCCtggttattttgttgctttgagtCATTTCTGAAGAGTATTATTGATCATGTGATTAATTTATTCCTGTCTCATTTTAAGGTTAACCCAGTTACGTGAACTGCTCGTTATAATATGGTAGAACTATtcctttttaaattgttttttcataaaaacattgaacatctaatagtcaaatcatagtgtaaaagcaggttaGATGGTTCTACTCATATTGGCCATTTTCTAGTATTTTGtggtgttacgttccccagcaagAAAATGAAAAATTGTCACTCAAACAGAAGGAGGAACTATCAACAgagtcactgacaacaaccaaaacaGAAAAGGTAGGGTTTTAGGAGGAGTTCTAATAGACTCATGTGGGTATCCACTGAAGTTGACTAACAACAACATCTGGGACCTAAAAGACCTACCATGAGCACCCACAAAATTTTTCCAAGAACAGGCAAACAAAATAATTACCCACAccttaaagacaggaagcaaaccaaaaagtgGTGCAAAACAGGGACGATCAGATAAAGGATTGTTTTTTGAGAAATCAAATAGGGGACTCCAACTAGGCTATAAATGTTTTAACAATcgtttgtgaagcttgcattctatttcccctctctgttgCACACAACATGCTTCCGTtacccctgtcacaaggggatttatgtcTTATTTAGATTAATTTGTCAaacctgttacagtcaaccctgttatttTTTTCGTCACTTACTAtagttatttttttctttaacccCTTGatgggaaaatgtattttttacaaaacaaatggacaaaGTTATGCTTCTCAAAAGGCACTGAATTGGTGGAATGATCCTAGTGTCATATCAATAAAAATCAGTATGTAGTGTACCTTCTGCACCTTTATTAACCAGTATTATAGTGTGATTTCAAAAGGAGACTCAGAAGAAGATGGCAAATGGAGACCTGCGCACACTGATCATTCTAGCTTTATCATGTCATCAACACATAGAAAAACCTGCCTTGTCATGTCAATACCTCATAGTAGTGTTTTCATATTTATTTGGACTCTGTGGCATTGTTGTTGCCAGGTCTGAGGCGTACTGAGTGAAACATGGCCACGCAAGAACCATCCCCTCCATCGTCCATGGAGAGCAACAAACCCGGCTTCCCCAAGAAGATCCTGGCCAATAAGCTGGAGGATAAGCACCTGTGTAACTGCTGTCACAACCTGCTGCGGAGGCCCTTCCAAGCCCAGTGTGGACACCGCTTCTGTTCCTACTGCTTCAATATGACTGTCAGGTAGGAGTTCAAAGAGTGTATCTCAATTGTATACAATCGTCTTTGTCTCCTTTCCCTGTAATGTGTATGTGCTGGTCTGGTAAAACTTTAGACTATTGAAATGCCCCTCAACATATGATGCTTGATGAatacactgattgtacaaaacattaaggacacctgctctttccatgacatagactgaccaggtgaatccaggtgaaacctatgatgccttaatgatgtcacttgttaaatccactttaatcagtgtagatgaaggggaggagatgggttaaataaggatttttaggccttgagacatggattgtgtatgtgtggcattcagaagatgaatgggcaagacaatatatttaagtgcctttgaacggggtatggtagtaggtgccaggtgcaccggtttgtgtcaagaactgcaacgctgctgagtttttcactcATTACAGTTTCCTGTATCAATAAgggtccactacccaaaggatatccagccagtggtgtaaagtagttcagtaaaaatactttaaagtactacttaagtatttttttagggtatctgtactttactttactatttatattttggactttttttttattttggacttttacttcactacattcctaaagacgattatgtactttttactccatacatgtTCCCTGACACCCacaagtactagttacattttgaatgcttagcaggacaggaaaatggtccaattcacacacttatcaagagaacatctcttATCATccgtactgcctctgatctggcagactcactaaacacaaatgcttcgtttgtaaatgatgttggagtgtgcccctggctatccgtacatttaaaaaaaatgtaatggtgacatctggtttgcttaatataaggaatttgaaataattttTTACTTACTTTTaatgcttaagtatattttagcaattcaatttacttttgatacttaagtatatgtaaaaccaaatacttttagacttactcaagtagtatttcactgggtgagtcattttctattaaggtatctttacttttactcaagtatgacaattgggtactttttccaccactgcatccagccaacttgacacaattgtgggaagcattggagtcaacatgggccagcatccctgtggaatgctttcgacaccttgtagaatccatgccccgacgaattgaggatgttctgaggtCAAAAGAGGGGGgcggggtgcaactcaatgtaaggagtgttttgtacactcagtgtatattacacATTTGACAATATGACACACTACTGTTCTTTTGTACTGTTTGTTGACAACATATTCCCATTGCAGAGATGGACCTCAGAAATGCAATGCTTGTATCAAAGAGGACATTTTTGAAGAGCCCACGTCAATTCTAAAACAAGGCTGTGTAAGTGTCTACAATGTTGGTCTTTGTGAACATCTAGGCACACTTGCTCttgaatacatacagtgcattaggaaggtattcaggccccttggctttttccacattttgttacgttacaaccgtATTCtacaatggatgtaaaaaataaataaaaaatcctaatcaatccacacacaacacCCGATAattgaaaaagtgaaaacaggtttttagaattgtttaccaatatattaaaaataaaaaacagaaatacattattttcataagtattcagaccctttgctatgagacttgaaattgagctctggtgcatcctgtttccattgatcatccttgagatgtttctacaacttgattggagtccacctgaggtaaattcgattgattggacatgatttggaaaggcacacacacgtctatataaggtcccacagttgacagtacatgtcagagcaaaaaccaacccaTGAGGTCGAACAAATTGACtgaagagctccgagacaggattgtgtcgaggcacagatctggggaagggtactaaaaaatgtctgcagcattgaaagtcccaaagagcacagtggcctccatcattcttaaatggaataagtttggaaccaccaagactcttcctagagctggccacccagccaaactaagcaatcgggggagaagggcctcagggaggtgaccaagaacctgatggtcactctgacagagctccagagcccCTCTGTAGAGAAGGGgtgaccttccagaaggacaaccaccaatcaggcctttgtggtagagtggccagacggaagccactcctcagtaaaaggcacatgacagcccgcttgtagtttgccaaaaggcacctaaagactcagaccatgagatacaagattgtctggtctgatgaaacagattgaactctttggcctgaatgccaagcatcacgtctggaggaaacctggcaccatccctacggtgaagcatcatgttgtggggatttctttcagtggcagggactgagagactaaacaggattgagggaaagatgaacggagcaaagtaccaagagattcttgatgaaaacctgctccagagagctcaggacctcagactgggacaaaggttcaccttccaacaggacaatgaccctaaacacacagccaagacaacgcaggagtggcttcgggataagtctcagcatgtcctttagtggcccagccagaacccggacttgaccCTGAtcagacatctctggagagaccttaaaatagctgtgcagcgacactccccaccctacctgacagagcttgagagaatctgcagagaagaatgggagaaactccccaaatacaggtgtgccaagcttgtagcatcatactcaagaagactcgaggctgtaatcgctgccaaacggtgcttcaacaaagtactgagtaagggtctgaatacttatgtaaatgtgatatttcagtaaaaacatttttttgaaatGTGCAAAAATATCttacagtttttgctttgtcattatgtggtattgtttgttgattgatgaggggggaaaaaaaactatttaatacattttagaataagactataacgtaacaaaatgtgggaaaaaatcaaggggttttcaaatgcactgtatttaaaagatgttaatctctaggagctTCTTCTTCAGTCTTTTATTCCAGTGTCAGTTCATCGTCCCAAAGAAAAAGTGAGATCTAAATGTATCCTTTAAATACTGGTGATGTCATTCAACTTTTGAATCGGACCTTGTTTACACTGGTTTTATAAAAGCCCTGTCATTCAGAAGTAATGTCTAGCTGGTGTTATCCGTGTGTACAGTAGCTTCTCCTTGTGTTGTATAATGCAAAGGTAGTGCCAGTGCGTCCACGCTATTTGGAGCGTGTGCACTTATCTctatctcacaaacacacacacacacacacacacacacacacacacacacacacacacacacagacacacacacacctcgcaatCATAAATGATGCGTTTGGAAAACAGGACAGATTAACTGTAACAGCAAAAGCCTCCATTTTTGTTTGCTCTCACTTCTGCAGGCTTTTCCTGACAACGCAGCTCGAAGAGAGGTCGAAAACCTTTCTGCTATCTGCATCAACGAAGGTTGCACTTGGAAAGGCAATATTAAAGAATACGAGGTTAGTTGCCTGTTTTTTAGACTGATTATCAACCTTTTCATCGTTCAGACGATGCAATTAGATAGACACGCATAATTGAAGGAGCACCACCAATGTGCCAGAAATGCTTGTAAGCAATGCATCTCATTACTGTAGTTCATGTCTGGGTTTTGCTTTGCTCTTTTGTCATGATCAGTTTGACCGAAGATCCTTGGTTACACTGTTATGAACGTATACTAAAGCCAAGTGAATCCTAACTTTATTTTCCGTCTCTTACAGTTGAGCCACGAAGAGAAGTGTGAGTTCATGATCATCCCCTGCCCTTCCTGTAAAGAGCGGATCCGCTTCAACGAACAGGAACGCCACAACGAGCGAGAGTGCCCTGAGAGAACCCTCAACTGCAAGTACTGCAAGGAACCATTTCATTTCAAAAACATCAAGGTGAGAAATAATGCAGGCTCTGAGAGAACACCCATCCATCCGTCTGTTGGTTGTTAAATCTCTCAAATGGCTGGTTTATGATCGCGTCAAGATTGCAAGCAGTATTAGCATCAATTTGTGTAAGAAGCTATACAAAAACATGTCCTTTTTAGGCCCACGACGAGATCTGCCCCAAGTACCCCATGATCTGTGAAGGCTGTGCCAAGAAGAAAATCCCCAGGGAGAAGGTGAGTTCTTAAATCTTCAACACacacaatatagccaattttatATTGTCATTGGGAACTTGTGACTGAATGCATTTGGAAAATGCATGACAGAAAAGGAAGCACAGTATTGAGAGAAAAATAATCCACACTATTTTAAGAAGGATGATGTTTGAAATGGCTGTAGAACTTGTCAAATCAttgtctttttttcttctttggcTTTTTCCCCAAGTATGTGGACCACATTAAGTTCTGCAGCAAATTCAGAACGCCGTGCAGATTCCATGTTGTTGGGTGTGATATGTCAGTAAGTAGCTTTTTTATCTTTTCAGAGCTATGGTTTTAACCAATCCTAATGAAACAAACAAGGTTGTTACTGTGTAATTACCATTTGACCATGTTATTTCTTAGTTAATACCTTGTTAAGGTGCTACTGTTAAAACAGCTgtcctctcccccgctctctgtgcaggtggagaaggagaggatccACGACCACGAGAGGGCCTGTGCTTACGAGCACCTCAACCTGCTGCTACACTACATTATGGGCATGAAGGTGAGGGTGAGCATGGATGTAGTGGAGCGGAAATGCTGTTTGTACACCTTTTTGTTTGGTGAATAGCAGTGTACACACCTATTTCGCTAAATTATGGTTGGTGGCATTAGCATTTACTTAGCAGTTacgttagcgttagcatttagatTAGCTttagcatttagttagcattTAGATTAGCTTTAGCATTTACTTAGCAGTTacgttagcgttagcatttagatTAGCTTAAGCATTTACTTAGCAGTtacattagcgttagcatttagatTAGCTTTAGCATTTACTTGCCttgtcaaatcaaagtttattggtgcgtgcacagtttagcagatgttatagcgggtgcagCAGAATGtttgttactagctcctaacaatgcagtaaaatgtcaatGACGTAGAGTAGacaaataattaaaataaaaaaattgtaaatCAAGAAACATTGGAAAACAAATTGAATTAACATGAAATAGCACAGTAACAGTAATCCAAATGAAATCTATATGTATGTACACCTGATGTGTTCCCCCAAGATATACTAAAAATGGTATGTACGCAGTAGATATATTCGAGTGAACTATGtcgagaatacagtatataaataaatatctggtgtgtataaacagtgtaactaaaatgcaatgtacagtagtagaagtattagaatgagctatgttgagaatacagtatttaaatacacAGTATCTTCTGTCTCCtagtctacgatcagctcctttttaTTTTGTTGAGGGAGTGGTTATTTTTTCAGTGTTTACTTATGTATCCCTGAAGGTGAGCATGGAGGGCCTGCAGCCGCAGGGACTGGAGCTAGCCGGACACAAGCTCCTGGACCTCCACCGTTCCCTCAGGGAGCTGGAGGTCCGCGTCTCCCAGATCAGCACCACCTCGATCGGGCCTCCCGTGCAGGgggtcacctcctcctcttcctccttagGTCTCCCGGGGCCTCCTACCCCGgctcttcctctgcctccacctCCCGCCCCGGTCCCAACCCTGACCGTGTCCACCTCCTTCACCCCCCTGCCTAGCTCGGTGGGGGCGGCCCTGGAGCTGCAGCTCCACAGTGAGAAGACCAAGGTGGCGGAGCTGGGACGCAGGTGCACTGACCTGGAGGTGAAGGTGGGGACGTTTGagaatgtggtgtgtgtgttgaaccGAGAGGTAGAACGCTTCACCACCACCATGGAGGCAGGTAACAGACAGCATCGACTGGACCAGGATAAGATTGAGGCCCTGAGCAACAAGGTAGGAATGAGGACCCTGAAGCAGAGATTAAATTGTCATTTGCTTTATAGAGTCCCTTTCCAACATTTAAAGACGTCCTCCAGCGATTTGTTTTACTTTTATTGTTGAACAGCGATttcccaagtataaatacagtaaagtacacacactagGGTAAAACGTTTTTTTGAGAAAAAtaggtattttgttttttacaCAACTGCAAACCTCAAACAGTAGggcattcaaggagttggtctgattGGAATCTGTGATGTCATCAGCCTTCTCCTTACTTGATGAACCAAAGAGGAGAAATAAAGAGCAAAACAGGGTATTTGAAGAATCAACATATAATACCCACATGAGACTATTTCAGTTTGACTATTTACTCAATCGTCCAATCAAAATGCATTTAAGAACATTTGTGTTTGAACTATGTCATGacttacatgtacagttgaagtcagaagtttacatacaccttagccaaatacatttaaactcagtttttcacaatttctgatatttaatactagtaaaaattccctgttttaggtcagttaggataaccactttattttaagaatgtgaattgtcagaataatagtagagagaatgatttatttcagcttttatttctttcagcacattcccagtgtgtcagaagtttatatacactcaattagtatttgttagcattgcctttaaattgggtcaaacgtttcaggtagcattccaccagcttcccacaataagttgggcgaattttggcccattcctcctgacagagctggtgtaactgagtcgggtttgtaggcctccttgctcgcacacgctttttcagttttgcccacacattttctatgggattgaggtcagggctttgtgatggctactccaataccttgcctttgttgtccttaagccattttgccacaacttcggaagtatgcttggtttcattgtccatttagaagacccatttggaatcaagctttaacttcctgaccgatgtcttgagatgttgcttcaatatatccacatcatttgccatgtattttgtgaagtgtaccagtccctcctgcagcaaagcacccccacaacatgatgctgccaccccagtgcttcacggttgggatagcgttcttcggcttgcaaggctccccctttttcctccaaacataacgatggtcattatggccaaacagttctatttttgcttcatcagaccagaggacatttctccaaaaagtatgatcaggtgcaaaccgtagtctggctttttttatggcggttttggagcagtggcttcttccttgctgagcggcctttcaggttatgtcgatataggactcgttttactgtggatatagatacttttgtacctgtttcctccagcatcttcacaaggtcctttgttgttgttctgggattgatttgcacttttcgcaccaaagtatgttaatctctaggagacagaaagcgtctccttcctgagtggtatgacggctgcgtggtcccatggtgtttattcttgcgtactattgtttgtacagatgaacgtggtaccttcaggcgtttggaaattgcccccaaggatgaaccagacttgtggaggtctacaatgtttttcatgaggtcttggcagatttctttagattttcccatgatgtcaagcaaagaggcactgagtttgaaggtaggcgttgaaatacatccacaggtacacctccaattgactcaaattatgtcaattagcctatcagaagcttctaaagtcatgacataattttctggaattttccaagctgtttaaaggcacagtcaacttagtgtatgtaaacttctgacccactggaattgtgaaataatctgtctatgaCAAATTGTTGGAATGCacagagtagatgtcctaaccgacttgccaaaactatagtttgttaacaagaaatttgtggagtggttgaaaaacgaattataatgactccaacctaagtgtatgtaaacttccgacttcaactgtacctggaccacctattgagatgtgcctttttgttaagtaaatcaggtgttaaataTGGTGAAAAGGGGACTGCAGTGCCACTTTAAATTCAATGGCATAACTCACTTAAGCAATAATACATGAGAGGCCAAGTGTTATTACATTTTTATCATGGCAATGATATGAGCTTAGTCCCGAGGCAAAGCCGAGGGGCGTACAAACCACAGCCATGATAAAAATGTCATAACACATGGCCTTGAGTGTATTATTgcttttatacaatgggttaccagCATTAAAAATCTAGATTATTTCCCAAACCATACATTTTTCAACAATACGTGATGCTATATTCACTAACACTGGTTGTCAAGTGACATTTTAAGCATTCTCTGGTTGTTAGTTCTATTCGTATTGACAGTTCCAGAACTTTGGTTTCTACGgacgctgtcca encodes the following:
- the LOC110509690 gene encoding TNF receptor-associated factor 2, which produces MATQEPSPPSSMESNKPGFPKKILANKLEDKHLCNCCHNLLRRPFQAQCGHRFCSYCFNMTVRDGPQKCNACIKEDIFEEPTSILKQGCAFPDNAARREVENLSAICINEGCTWKGNIKEYELSHEEKCEFMIIPCPSCKERIRFNEQERHNERECPERTLNCKYCKEPFHFKNIKAHDEICPKYPMICEGCAKKKIPREKYVDHIKFCSKFRTPCRFHVVGCDMSVEKERIHDHERACAYEHLNLLLHYIMGMKVSMEGLQPQGLELAGHKLLDLHRSLRELEVRVSQISTTSIGPPVQGVTSSSSSLGLPGPPTPALPLPPPPAPVPTLTVSTSFTPLPSSVGAALELQLHSEKTKVAELGRRCTDLEVKVGTFENVVCVLNREVERFTTTMEAGNRQHRLDQDKIEALSNKVRQLERTVGLKDLTVAEMEGRLREMSATTFDGVFVWRISDFTKKRQDAIAGRAPAMFSPAFYTSKYGYKMCLRIYLNGDGTGRGSHLSLFFVVMRGLSDALLKWPFNQKVTLMLLDQSSREHIIDAFRPDITSSSFQRPVSEMNIASGCPLFCPLSKLDAKNSYIRDDIIFIKAIVDLTGL